Proteins from a single region of Pseudomonas quebecensis:
- a CDS encoding DUF3999 domain-containing protein: protein MGKLSVAVAGMCVALSVGAQEGPADFTTQVPLSVSGNGPWYRLELPLAVQLNARQADLSDLRVFNAAGEPQAYALSRQASSSSESRVLTDVKWFPLYAADTRETLPGVVMKTTTEGTLVEIKPSTAAKPGGQVLRGWVLDASAIKAPLQQLSLDWSLEQEGFQRFTIEASDDLQHWESWGDGQVARLSFADQRVEQHDVSLPGQSARYLRLLWQGQAAPVLTSAKLVSATRSSLPQPLVWSPPLAGERLGAGEYSWQLPAGLSAERMRIELSQPNTLAPVNVSGRRDSQQSWQPLSSGLLYRLTQNGHDVVQDELPLPGQVLNQIRLQVDERGGGLGAQAPALRYAVRATQVVFLARGEPPFTLALGNITVKAASLPLSTLIPDYSAERLNALGQARVAGEAVVKPAVVVVAPEVGRDWKKLGLWAVLLLGVAVLGAMAYSLLRKPQGQP from the coding sequence ATCGGTAAGTTGAGCGTGGCCGTGGCGGGCATGTGTGTGGCGCTGTCTGTGGGGGCCCAGGAAGGTCCGGCTGATTTCACCACGCAGGTGCCGCTGAGCGTCAGCGGCAACGGCCCCTGGTATCGCCTGGAACTGCCCTTGGCCGTACAACTGAATGCGCGCCAGGCCGATCTGAGCGACCTGCGGGTGTTCAATGCCGCCGGCGAGCCGCAGGCGTATGCGTTGTCGCGCCAGGCATCGTCAAGCTCGGAAAGCCGTGTGCTGACCGACGTGAAGTGGTTCCCGCTGTACGCCGCCGACACCCGCGAAACGTTACCCGGCGTGGTGATGAAAACCACCACCGAAGGCACTCTGGTAGAGATCAAGCCGTCCACTGCCGCCAAGCCCGGCGGGCAGGTGCTGCGCGGTTGGGTGCTGGATGCCAGTGCGATCAAGGCGCCGTTGCAGCAGTTGAGCCTCGACTGGAGCCTTGAACAGGAAGGCTTCCAGCGTTTCACTATCGAAGCCAGCGATGACCTGCAGCACTGGGAATCCTGGGGCGATGGGCAAGTGGCGCGATTGTCGTTCGCCGACCAACGGGTTGAACAGCATGATGTCAGCCTGCCCGGTCAGTCCGCGCGTTACCTGCGCCTGCTGTGGCAGGGCCAGGCAGCGCCAGTGCTGACATCGGCCAAGCTGGTAAGCGCTACTCGCAGCAGCCTGCCGCAGCCGCTGGTGTGGTCGCCGCCGCTGGCGGGCGAGCGATTGGGGGCCGGTGAATACAGCTGGCAACTGCCCGCGGGCCTGAGTGCCGAGCGCATGCGCATCGAATTATCGCAGCCCAACACCCTGGCGCCGGTCAATGTGTCCGGGCGGCGCGACAGCCAGCAGAGTTGGCAGCCGTTGAGCTCGGGCCTGCTTTATCGCCTGACTCAGAACGGCCACGACGTGGTGCAGGATGAGTTGCCGTTGCCGGGCCAGGTGCTCAACCAGATCCGCTTGCAGGTGGACGAGCGCGGCGGTGGCCTGGGTGCCCAGGCGCCGGCGTTGCGTTATGCGGTGCGCGCCACGCAGGTGGTGTTCCTGGCGCGGGGCGAACCGCCGTTCACGCTGGCGCTGGGCAATATCACGGTGAAGGCCGCAAGCCTGCCGCTGTCCACGCTGATCCCTGACTACAGTGCCGAGCGTCTGAACGCCCTGGGGCAGGCCAGGGTAGCGGGCGAGGCAGTGGTCAAACCGGCTGTCGTTGTCGTAGCCCCCGAGGTGGGTCGCGACTGGAAGAAGCTGGGTCTATGGGCCGTGCTGCTGCTGGGCGTGGCCGTGCTGGGAGCCATGGCCTACAGTTTGTTGCGCAAACCGCAGGGCCAGCCGTGA
- a CDS encoding DUF2339 domain-containing protein — MQWIFMLVGLVLGWTLDESFYDAGMAALLGLGIGQAIRLSMLSSKADQQGRQLEIAQKALSAVEQRLAQLEKPARQPDPTPAPAARAVFVEAPVAESAKTPPTPQTKAPELVWELPPDLAPVAVAKQASQPLPDDVWASAPVPAPAPRAKEPAVPRGPNLIERALGGARNWLFGGNTVLRVGVVLLFLGLAFLLRYATEGMVVPIEVRYAGVAAAAVGLLGLGWWLRLRNSHYGLMLQGTGIAVLYLTVFAAMRLHPLIDPSAALGLLVAVTVFSAILAITQDALGLACAAALGGFAAPILTSTGSGNHVALFSYFALLNTGILAIAWFKAWRLLNLIGFVGTFGIGFAWGLRSYTPELLWSTEPFLVLFFLMYLAIGLLFARRKLLEMRDAPEDDSRGALLRWSAAKGDYVDGSMLFGPPLVGFGLQFALVQHLEFAAAFSALGLGIIYMGLARILSGGRALLLAETCLALGVIFASLAIPLGLDARWTAAAWAVEGAGIFWLGLRQQRPLARAFGLLLQLGSALAFLSELHRGEHTLLEGAPLGALLLGAALLFSFDQLRKASTEQAAEWERKGLPVLASLGLSCLYLLAPLLLLTQGTAISWAVAGLATLLIGLRIGSRTFLFTAFAVQLLGGALFLLRLKGGEGEAVFDAGWSGLLTASLIGLALIGGMLLAARDDRVRGDVRLLRGLSVVLLAGLVLINLAVLFVLPWASASGVWALSGLLIIWLSLYLQQRVSFVFGLLLQLIGGGSFLLSVSALLGPLSGEALRPLAHSGFWTPMVLGLAALVGAWRLQRQPHAPLFTALKLQRLSDLLLVWGAAWWTLAVSGEVLRFIPDELQGSVLLGTAALSVAIWSVCATRLRWASLGMLCTLLMPAAGMVLLVSAHTYYHPAAHYGWLAWLAVFAVHFVSLRRLAAVVPGKVLSIAHVLGCWMLIGVLALELRYGLLSLSSEYNAWRWLGWAILPSLYLVLAAAPRQWPWPVAVYPREYRVLAALPLAVLMLGWFWLANTFSDGTAKPLPYVPLLNPLDLGLLFALLGVYLLSRSVAPQRGPRAQLIAQGVAGVSLFAFFTALVMRTAHHWGGVPFQLDALLASMLVQASLSIVWTLIALGLMIGGHLRHRRDVWLIGAALIAVVVAKLFFVELSNRGGLARIVSFIGVGALLLVVGYFAPLPPKRAEPVLETEGATS, encoded by the coding sequence ATGCAATGGATTTTCATGCTGGTTGGCCTCGTGCTCGGCTGGACGCTCGATGAGTCGTTCTATGATGCAGGCATGGCTGCGCTGCTGGGGCTGGGCATTGGCCAGGCCATTCGCCTGTCGATGCTGTCGTCCAAGGCGGACCAACAGGGGCGCCAGCTGGAGATCGCGCAAAAAGCCCTGAGCGCTGTCGAGCAGCGTCTGGCGCAATTGGAGAAACCCGCACGACAACCCGATCCCACGCCTGCGCCGGCTGCACGCGCGGTGTTTGTCGAGGCGCCTGTCGCCGAATCCGCCAAAACCCCACCCACACCGCAAACCAAGGCGCCCGAACTCGTCTGGGAATTGCCGCCTGACCTCGCACCCGTGGCCGTCGCCAAACAAGCCAGCCAACCATTGCCCGACGATGTGTGGGCATCGGCTCCAGTACCTGCACCTGCACCGCGTGCTAAAGAACCTGCCGTACCCCGTGGCCCCAACCTGATTGAGCGTGCCCTCGGCGGCGCGCGTAACTGGCTGTTTGGCGGCAACACCGTGCTGCGCGTCGGTGTGGTGCTGTTATTTCTTGGCCTGGCGTTCCTGCTGCGCTATGCCACCGAAGGCATGGTGGTGCCGATCGAGGTGCGTTACGCCGGGGTGGCGGCGGCGGCCGTCGGCCTGCTGGGCCTGGGCTGGTGGTTGCGACTGCGCAACAGTCACTATGGGTTGATGCTGCAAGGCACCGGGATTGCGGTGTTGTACCTCACGGTGTTCGCCGCGATGCGTCTGCACCCGCTGATCGATCCGAGCGCGGCGCTCGGGCTTTTGGTGGCGGTGACGGTGTTTTCGGCCATCCTGGCGATTACCCAGGACGCGCTGGGGCTGGCCTGCGCGGCGGCGCTTGGCGGGTTTGCCGCGCCGATCCTGACGTCTACCGGTTCAGGTAATCATGTGGCGTTGTTCAGTTACTTCGCCTTGCTCAATACCGGCATCCTCGCCATCGCCTGGTTCAAGGCCTGGCGCTTGCTCAACCTGATCGGTTTCGTCGGCACCTTCGGTATCGGCTTTGCCTGGGGCCTGCGTTCCTACACCCCGGAACTGCTGTGGAGCACCGAGCCGTTCCTGGTGTTGTTCTTCCTGATGTACCTGGCCATCGGCCTGTTGTTTGCGCGCCGCAAATTGTTAGAGATGCGCGACGCGCCGGAAGACGACAGCCGTGGCGCACTGTTGCGCTGGTCGGCGGCCAAGGGCGATTACGTCGACGGCAGCATGCTGTTCGGCCCGCCGCTGGTGGGCTTTGGCCTGCAGTTCGCGCTGGTGCAGCACCTGGAATTCGCGGCGGCGTTCAGCGCGTTGGGCCTGGGCATCATCTATATGGGCCTGGCCCGAATACTCAGCGGCGGGCGCGCGTTGCTGCTGGCGGAAACCTGCCTGGCTCTGGGCGTCATATTCGCCAGCCTGGCTATTCCACTGGGGCTGGACGCACGCTGGACCGCTGCCGCCTGGGCGGTGGAAGGTGCCGGCATCTTCTGGCTCGGCTTGCGTCAGCAGCGGCCATTGGCCCGGGCATTCGGCCTGTTGCTGCAACTGGGCTCTGCGTTGGCGTTCCTCAGCGAACTGCATCGGGGCGAGCACACCCTACTCGAAGGCGCGCCATTGGGCGCGCTGCTGCTGGGCGCGGCGTTGCTGTTCAGCTTCGATCAATTACGCAAAGCTTCGACCGAGCAGGCCGCAGAGTGGGAGCGTAAAGGCCTGCCGGTACTGGCCAGCCTTGGCTTGAGCTGCCTGTACCTGCTGGCACCGTTGCTGCTGCTGACCCAAGGTACCGCGATCAGCTGGGCCGTCGCCGGCCTGGCGACACTGTTGATCGGCCTGCGCATCGGCTCCAGGACGTTCCTGTTTACCGCGTTCGCCGTGCAACTGTTGGGCGGAGCGCTGTTCCTGCTGCGCCTGAAGGGCGGTGAAGGCGAAGCGGTGTTCGACGCCGGCTGGAGTGGTTTGTTGACCGCGTCACTCATCGGCCTGGCCTTGATCGGCGGCATGTTGCTGGCGGCGCGTGACGACCGGGTGCGCGGCGATGTGCGGCTGTTGCGTGGGTTATCGGTGGTATTGCTCGCCGGCCTGGTGCTGATCAACCTCGCGGTGCTGTTCGTGCTGCCATGGGCCAGCGCCAGTGGCGTATGGGCACTCAGTGGTTTGTTGATTATCTGGCTGAGCCTGTACCTGCAACAGCGCGTGAGCTTTGTGTTTGGGTTGTTGCTGCAACTGATCGGCGGCGGTTCGTTCCTGCTGTCGGTGTCGGCGCTGCTCGGGCCGTTGTCCGGCGAGGCTCTGCGGCCCCTGGCGCACAGCGGCTTCTGGACACCGATGGTGCTGGGCCTGGCCGCGCTGGTCGGCGCCTGGCGCCTGCAACGTCAGCCTCATGCGCCGCTGTTTACCGCGCTGAAGCTGCAGCGTCTGTCCGACCTGCTGCTTGTGTGGGGCGCGGCCTGGTGGACCCTGGCGGTGAGCGGCGAAGTGCTGCGGTTTATTCCCGACGAGCTGCAAGGCTCCGTCTTGCTGGGGACTGCGGCGCTCAGTGTGGCGATCTGGAGTGTCTGCGCGACGCGCTTGCGCTGGGCCTCCCTGGGCATGCTTTGCACCCTGCTGATGCCGGCGGCGGGCATGGTGTTGCTGGTGTCCGCCCATACCTATTACCACCCGGCGGCGCACTACGGCTGGCTGGCCTGGTTGGCAGTGTTTGCCGTGCATTTCGTCTCGCTGCGACGGTTGGCGGCGGTGGTGCCTGGCAAAGTGCTGAGTATTGCCCACGTGTTGGGCTGCTGGATGCTGATCGGTGTGCTGGCCCTGGAGCTGCGTTACGGCCTGTTGAGCCTGTCCAGCGAATACAACGCCTGGCGTTGGCTGGGCTGGGCGATTCTGCCGAGTCTGTACCTGGTGCTGGCCGCCGCGCCGCGCCAATGGCCGTGGCCGGTGGCGGTGTATCCGCGTGAGTACCGTGTGCTCGCCGCGCTGCCCCTGGCGGTGTTGATGCTCGGCTGGTTCTGGCTGGCCAACACCTTCAGTGACGGCACGGCCAAGCCGCTGCCGTATGTGCCGCTGCTCAACCCGCTGGACCTGGGCCTGCTGTTCGCCTTGCTGGGTGTGTACCTGTTGTCGCGCAGTGTGGCGCCGCAACGTGGACCACGGGCGCAGCTGATCGCACAAGGTGTGGCGGGTGTTTCGCTGTTTGCGTTCTTCACCGCGCTGGTGATGCGCACCGCGCACCATTGGGGCGGCGTGCCATTCCAGCTGGATGCGCTGCTGGCGTCGATGCTGGTGCAGGCCAGCCTGTCGATCGTGTGGACGCTGATCGCCCTCGGCCTGATGATCGGCGGCCATTTGCGTCATCGTCGCGATGTATGGCTGATCGGTGCGGCGCTGATCGCAGTGGTGGTCGCCAAGCTGTTCTTTGTCGAGCTGAGCAACCGTGGTGGCCTGGCGCGGATCGTATCGTTCATCGGCGTGGGCGCGTTGTTGCTGGTGGTGGGCTATTTCGCACCGCTGCCGCCCAAGCGTGCCGAACCCGTATTGGAAACTGAAGGAGCAACCTCTTGA
- a CDS encoding glycogen/starch/alpha-glucan phosphorylase → MSQEPLAREAEVAAFRDAVLTKLTYAVGKDPDHAFDHDWFEAIALAARDQMVEHWMDHTRRIYRKGQKRVYYLSLEFLIGRLLYDSLSNLGVLEIARDALAELGVDLERIRLLEPDAALGNGGLGRLAACFMESMSTLGIAGHGYGIRYEHGLFRQAIVDGWQQEQTERWLDFGNPWEFERAEVIYPVGFGGAVETLPDASGKMIQVWTPAETVRAVAYDTPVVGWRGASVNTLRLWRARAVEDLHLERFNAGDHLGAVAEVARAESISRVLYPADSTEAGQELRLRQEYFFVAASLQDLLRRHKNMHGSVLSLGEHAAIQLNDTHPSIAVAELMRQLVDLHDIPWEAAWDVTVETLSYTNHTLLPEALETWPVGLMERMLPRHMQIIYLINAQHIDSLRAKGIHDFDVLRAVSLIEEDNGRRVRMGNLAFLGSHSVNGVSGLHTQLMRSTVFSELHKLYPERINNKTNGITFRRWLYQANPKLTQMLVDALGPDILDNMETRLGELETFAEKQTFRKAFAEQRLHSKRALAEIIHERLGISVNPAAMFDVQVKRIHEYKRQLLNLLHTVALYQAIRAEPGTDWVPRVKIFAGKAAASYHQAKLIIKLTNDIARTVNNDPTVRGLLKVVFLPNYNVSLAESIIPAADLSEQISTAGFEASGTSNMKFGLNGALTIGTMDGANVEMHERVGADHMFIFGLSAQQVEARKHAGEFHAGPDIAVSHRLNDVLQAIRGGVFSPDDPGRYVGLIDGLIDYDRFLVCADFDSYWDAQARVEAHWHDSKAWWRSAVLNTARMGWFSSDRTIREYATEIWKALD, encoded by the coding sequence ATGTCTCAGGAACCACTTGCACGAGAAGCAGAGGTAGCCGCGTTCCGCGATGCCGTCTTGACCAAACTCACCTACGCGGTGGGCAAGGACCCCGATCATGCCTTCGACCACGACTGGTTCGAGGCCATTGCGCTTGCCGCCCGCGACCAGATGGTCGAACACTGGATGGACCATACCCGGCGCATCTACCGTAAGGGCCAGAAGCGGGTGTATTACCTCTCGCTGGAATTCCTGATCGGTCGCCTGCTCTACGACAGTCTGAGCAACCTCGGCGTGCTGGAGATCGCCCGCGATGCGCTGGCCGAACTGGGCGTCGACCTGGAACGCATCCGCCTGCTCGAACCCGATGCGGCGTTGGGCAACGGTGGCCTCGGACGCCTGGCTGCATGCTTTATGGAAAGCATGTCGACCTTGGGGATTGCCGGTCACGGTTATGGCATTCGTTATGAGCACGGCCTGTTCCGCCAGGCGATTGTCGATGGCTGGCAGCAGGAGCAGACCGAACGCTGGCTGGACTTCGGCAACCCGTGGGAGTTTGAGCGGGCCGAAGTGATTTACCCGGTCGGTTTTGGCGGTGCGGTGGAAACCCTGCCGGACGCTTCCGGCAAAATGATTCAGGTATGGACGCCGGCCGAGACCGTACGCGCAGTAGCCTACGACACGCCTGTGGTGGGCTGGCGCGGTGCCAGCGTCAACACCCTGCGTCTGTGGCGTGCCCGGGCGGTCGAAGACTTGCACCTGGAGCGCTTCAACGCCGGTGACCATTTGGGCGCCGTCGCCGAGGTGGCCCGCGCCGAAAGCATCTCCCGTGTGCTTTACCCGGCCGACAGCACCGAAGCCGGTCAGGAACTGCGCCTGCGCCAGGAATATTTCTTCGTCGCAGCCTCTTTGCAAGACCTGCTGCGCCGCCACAAGAACATGCACGGCTCGGTGCTGAGCCTCGGCGAGCATGCCGCGATCCAGCTCAACGACACCCACCCTTCCATCGCCGTGGCCGAATTGATGCGCCAGTTGGTCGACCTGCACGATATTCCGTGGGAAGCCGCTTGGGACGTGACCGTCGAAACCCTGTCGTACACCAACCACACCCTGCTGCCCGAAGCACTGGAAACCTGGCCTGTCGGCCTGATGGAGCGCATGTTGCCGCGGCACATGCAGATCATCTACCTGATCAACGCCCAGCACATCGACTCGCTGCGCGCCAAGGGCATCCACGATTTCGACGTATTGCGCGCCGTGTCGCTGATCGAAGAAGACAACGGCCGCCGCGTGCGCATGGGCAACCTGGCGTTCCTGGGTTCCCACAGCGTCAACGGCGTATCCGGCCTGCACACCCAACTGATGCGCAGCACGGTGTTCTCCGAGCTGCACAAGCTGTATCCGGAACGTATCAATAACAAAACCAACGGCATCACCTTCCGCCGCTGGCTGTACCAGGCCAACCCCAAGCTTACCCAGATGCTGGTAGACGCGTTGGGCCCGGATATTCTCGACAATATGGAGACGCGCCTGGGCGAGCTGGAAACCTTCGCCGAGAAGCAGACCTTCCGTAAAGCTTTCGCCGAGCAGCGTCTGCACAGCAAACGCGCCCTGGCCGAGATCATCCACGAGCGCCTGGGCATTTCGGTGAACCCGGCGGCGATGTTCGACGTGCAGGTCAAGCGCATCCACGAATACAAGCGCCAGTTGCTCAACCTGCTGCACACCGTGGCGTTGTACCAGGCGATCCGTGCCGAGCCGGGCACCGACTGGGTGCCGCGCGTGAAGATCTTCGCCGGCAAGGCCGCGGCGAGTTATCACCAGGCCAAGCTGATCATCAAGTTGACCAACGATATCGCCCGCACCGTCAACAACGACCCGACCGTGCGCGGACTGCTCAAAGTGGTGTTCCTGCCTAACTACAACGTCAGCCTGGCGGAAAGCATCATCCCGGCGGCGGACTTGTCGGAGCAGATCTCCACGGCGGGCTTCGAAGCTTCGGGCACCAGCAACATGAAATTCGGCCTCAACGGTGCGCTGACCATCGGCACCATGGACGGCGCCAACGTGGAGATGCACGAGCGCGTGGGCGCCGATCACATGTTTATCTTCGGCCTCAGCGCCCAGCAGGTGGAAGCGCGCAAACACGCCGGTGAATTCCACGCCGGGCCGGACATTGCCGTGTCCCATCGTCTCAACGATGTGTTGCAGGCGATCCGTGGCGGGGTGTTCTCGCCGGACGATCCGGGCCGCTACGTCGGTTTGATCGACGGTCTGATCGATTACGACCGTTTCCTGGTGTGTGCCGACTTCGATTCCTACTGGGATGCCCAGGCGCGGGTCGAAGCGCATTGGCATGACTCCAAGGCGTGGTGGCGTTCGGCGGTGCTCAACACCGCGCGGATGGGTTGGTTCTCTTCGGACCGGACCATTCGCGAATACGCCACCGAGATCTGGAAAGCGCTCGACTAA
- a CDS encoding YkgJ family cysteine cluster protein: MKPQLIAAAELDRLETWQKYSSHMCGGCVSSCCTLPVEVKIKDLIRIGIVDEFERGDPPKNIAKRLQKEGIVERYNNKSEIFTLQRMSNNDCLYLDRKTRFCTIYDKRPDTCRNHPKIGPRPGYCAYKPKEVVRETNFKTLDKF, from the coding sequence ATGAAGCCTCAACTGATCGCCGCCGCGGAACTCGACCGTCTCGAAACCTGGCAGAAATATTCCAGCCATATGTGCGGTGGCTGCGTGTCCAGCTGCTGCACGCTGCCGGTTGAGGTGAAGATCAAGGACCTGATCCGCATTGGCATCGTTGATGAGTTCGAACGCGGCGACCCGCCGAAGAACATCGCCAAGCGCTTGCAGAAGGAAGGCATCGTCGAGCGCTACAACAACAAATCCGAGATTTTTACCCTGCAGCGCATGAGCAACAACGATTGCCTGTACCTGGACCGCAAGACGCGCTTCTGCACCATCTACGACAAGCGCCCGGACACCTGCCGTAACCACCCGAAGATCGGGCCGCGGCCGGGGTATTGCGCGTATAAGCCTAAAGAAGTGGTGCGCGAGACTAACTTCAAGACCCTCGATAAGTTCTGA
- the typA gene encoding translational GTPase TypA → MIENLRNIAIIAHVDHGKTTLVDKLLRQSGTLERNELNDERVMDSNDQEKERGITILAKNTAINWNGYHINIVDTPGHADFGGEVERVMSMVDSVLLLVDAQDGPMPQTRFVTKKAFEAGLRPIVCINKVDRPGARPDWVLDQIFDLFDNLGATEEQLDFKVVYASALNGIAGLDHNDMAEDMTPLYQSIVDNVPAPKVDRDGPFQMQISALDYNSFLGVIGVGRIARGSVKPNTPVVAIGADGKKRNGRILKLMGHHGLHRIDVEEAFAGDIVCVSGMDSLFISDTLCQPDNVEAMKPLTVDEPTVSMTFQVNDSPFCGKEGKFVTSRNIKERLDKELLYNVALRVEEGDSADKFKVSGRGELHLSVLIETMRREGFEMGVGRPEVIIRQVDGVKQEPFENVTIDTPEESQGKVMEEMGLRKGDLTNMVPDGKGRVRLEYNIPARGLIGFRNQFLTLTNGAGILTSIFDRYDTMKSGDMSGRQNGVLVSVETGKALTYSLETLQARGKLFVEHGQEIYNGQIVGLNSRDNDMGVNPTKGKKLDNMRASGKDETIALVPPVRFTLEQALEFIQDDELCEVTPKSIRLRKKILDEGERTRAAKKAKN, encoded by the coding sequence GTGATCGAAAATCTACGTAACATCGCCATCATTGCTCACGTTGACCATGGTAAGACCACCCTGGTAGACAAACTCCTGCGTCAATCCGGCACCCTGGAGCGCAACGAGCTCAACGACGAGCGCGTGATGGACTCCAACGACCAGGAAAAAGAGCGCGGTATTACCATCCTGGCGAAAAACACCGCCATCAACTGGAACGGCTACCACATCAACATCGTGGACACCCCGGGCCACGCCGACTTCGGCGGCGAAGTAGAGCGCGTAATGTCGATGGTCGACTCCGTGCTGCTGCTGGTTGACGCTCAAGACGGCCCTATGCCGCAAACCCGTTTCGTGACCAAGAAGGCTTTCGAAGCCGGCCTGCGTCCGATCGTGTGCATCAACAAGGTTGACCGTCCAGGCGCGCGTCCGGACTGGGTTCTGGACCAGATCTTCGACCTGTTCGACAACCTGGGCGCCACCGAAGAACAGCTGGACTTCAAAGTCGTCTACGCCTCGGCCCTGAACGGCATTGCCGGTCTGGACCACAACGACATGGCCGAAGACATGACCCCGCTGTACCAGTCGATCGTCGACAACGTACCTGCGCCGAAAGTCGACCGTGACGGTCCGTTCCAGATGCAAATCTCGGCACTGGACTACAACAGCTTCCTGGGTGTTATCGGCGTTGGCCGTATTGCCCGCGGCAGCGTCAAGCCGAACACCCCGGTTGTGGCTATCGGCGCCGATGGCAAGAAACGCAACGGCCGTATCCTGAAGCTGATGGGTCACCACGGTCTGCACCGTATCGACGTTGAAGAAGCTTTCGCCGGCGACATCGTATGCGTTAGCGGTATGGACTCGCTGTTCATCTCCGACACCCTGTGCCAGCCGGACAACGTCGAGGCGATGAAGCCTCTGACCGTCGACGAGCCAACCGTTTCCATGACCTTCCAGGTAAACGACTCGCCGTTCTGCGGTAAAGAAGGCAAGTTCGTGACCTCCCGTAACATCAAGGAGCGTCTGGACAAAGAGCTGCTGTACAACGTTGCACTGCGCGTTGAAGAAGGCGACTCGGCCGACAAGTTCAAGGTATCCGGCCGCGGTGAGCTGCACCTCTCGGTACTGATCGAAACCATGCGTCGCGAAGGCTTCGAAATGGGTGTTGGTCGTCCGGAAGTGATCATCCGTCAGGTTGACGGCGTGAAGCAGGAACCGTTCGAAAACGTCACCATCGACACCCCTGAAGAATCCCAGGGCAAGGTCATGGAAGAGATGGGCCTGCGTAAGGGCGACCTGACCAACATGGTGCCGGATGGCAAGGGCCGTGTACGTCTGGAATACAACATCCCTGCTCGCGGTCTGATCGGTTTCCGTAACCAGTTCCTGACCCTGACCAACGGTGCTGGCATCCTGACCTCGATCTTCGATCGCTACGACACCATGAAGTCCGGCGACATGTCCGGCCGTCAGAACGGTGTTCTGGTTTCGGTTGAAACCGGCAAGGCGCTGACCTACTCCCTGGAAACCCTGCAGGCGCGTGGCAAGCTGTTCGTTGAACACGGTCAAGAGATCTACAACGGTCAGATCGTTGGTCTGAACAGCCGTGACAACGACATGGGCGTCAACCCAACCAAGGGTAAGAAGCTCGACAACATGCGTGCTTCGGGTAAAGACGAAACCATCGCCCTGGTTCCACCTGTTCGCTTCACCCTGGAACAGGCCCTGGAATTCATCCAGGACGACGAGCTGTGCGAAGTCACGCCGAAGTCGATCCGCCTGCGTAAGAAGATCCTGGACGAAGGCGAGCGTACCCGCGCTGCCAAGAAAGCCAAGAACTGA
- the thiI gene encoding tRNA uracil 4-sulfurtransferase ThiI, whose protein sequence is MKLIVKVFPEITIKSRPVRTRFIRQLAKNIRAVLRDLDPAVVVNGVWDNLELETRVTDPKALKDMTERLSCMPGIAHFLQVDEYPLGDFDDITEKCKRHYGGALEGKIFSVRCKRAGKHPFSSMDVEKYVGSKLRRECGAAGISLKAPQIEVRMEIRDQRLFVIHSQHNSIGGYPLGALEQTLVLMSGGFDSTVAAYQIMRRGLMSHFCFFNLGGRAHELGVMEVAHYIWKKYGSSQRVLFVSVPFEEVLGEILGKVDNSHMGVVLKRMMLRAASRIADQLQIDALVTGEAISQVSSQTLPNLSIIDCVTEKLVLRPLIASHKQDIIDLAEQIGTAAFAKHMPEYCGVISVNPKTHAKRHRVEHEEKEFDMAILERALENAKLVPIDRVIDELGQDVQIEEVSEALAGQIVIDIRHPDAAEDEPLEIPGIDVQTLPFYALNARFKELDNSRQYLLYCDKGVMSRLHAHHLLSEGYANVRVYRPS, encoded by the coding sequence ATGAAATTAATCGTTAAAGTCTTCCCCGAGATCACCATCAAGAGCCGACCGGTACGGACGCGTTTCATCCGTCAGTTGGCCAAGAACATCCGTGCCGTGCTCCGCGATCTGGACCCGGCTGTGGTGGTGAATGGCGTGTGGGACAACCTCGAGCTGGAAACCCGTGTCACCGACCCCAAAGCCTTGAAGGACATGACCGAGCGCCTGAGCTGCATGCCGGGTATCGCGCATTTCCTGCAGGTGGACGAATACCCGCTGGGCGACTTCGACGACATCACCGAGAAGTGCAAGCGGCACTACGGCGGCGCGCTGGAAGGCAAGATTTTTTCGGTGCGCTGCAAGCGTGCCGGCAAGCATCCGTTCAGCTCGATGGATGTCGAAAAATACGTCGGCAGCAAGCTGCGTCGCGAGTGCGGCGCCGCCGGAATTTCCCTGAAAGCGCCGCAAATTGAAGTGCGCATGGAAATTCGCGACCAACGGTTGTTCGTGATCCATAGCCAGCACAACAGCATCGGCGGCTACCCGCTGGGCGCTTTGGAACAGACCCTGGTGCTGATGTCCGGCGGTTTCGATTCCACGGTGGCGGCCTACCAGATCATGCGCCGCGGCCTGATGAGCCATTTCTGCTTCTTCAATCTGGGCGGGCGTGCACACGAATTGGGCGTGATGGAAGTCGCGCACTACATCTGGAAGAAGTACGGCAGCTCCCAGCGTGTGCTATTTGTGAGCGTACCGTTCGAAGAAGTGCTTGGGGAAATTCTCGGCAAAGTCGATAACAGTCATATGGGCGTAGTATTGAAGCGTATGATGTTGCGCGCTGCGTCCCGAATCGCCGATCAATTGCAGATCGACGCGCTGGTGACCGGCGAAGCGATTTCCCAGGTCTCCAGCCAGACGCTGCCCAACCTGTCGATCATCGACTGCGTCACCGAGAAGCTGGTGCTGCGCCCGCTGATCGCCAGCCACAAGCAGGACATCATCGACCTGGCAGAGCAGATCGGCACCGCCGCCTTTGCCAAGCATATGCCGGAGTACTGCGGGGTCATTTCGGTGAACCCCAAGACCCACGCCAAGCGTCACCGCGTGGAGCATGAAGAGAAAGAATTCGACATGGCGATTCTGGAGCGTGCGCTCGAGAACGCCAAGCTGGTCCCGATCGATCGCGTGATCGACGAGCTGGGCCAGGATGTGCAGATCGAAGAAGTCAGCGAAGCCCTTGCCGGCCAGATCGTCATCGACATCCGTCATCCGGATGCCGCTGAAGATGAGCCGCTGGAAATTCCTGGCATCGACGTACAAACGCTGCCGTTCTATGCATTGAACGCGCGTTTCAAGGAACTGGATAACAGCCGTCAGTACCTGCTGTATTGCGACAAAGGCGTCATGAGTCGCCTGCATGCTCACCATTTGCTCAGTGAGGGGTATGCCAATGTGCGCGTTTATCGACCGAGCTAA